The following proteins come from a genomic window of bacterium:
- a CDS encoding penicillin-binding protein has product MRSARKIRFAALYLFFVVVFGAVLVRLVWVQVLHHDFYAEAAFKQQYGKSYLPAARGVIYDRSMSPLAMSRPVYDVYCIPRLIRDGKAVARVLAPVLDADEAELERKCASASESEWLAREVSRSKATEVLAIGLTGVFARPCERRIYPEGELACHVLGYVGPRDGARAGAENTLDVYLEGLPGYFDGGADAAGRTLPDLTDNFVPPMNGLGCVLTIDRWCQYVAERELRACCERYNAEAGAVVAMDPRSGEILALASCPAYDPNDYGEYPPACWRNNAVTSALEPGSIVKPFLVAAALEERVVSTRDIFDCSKALHLGRYKITDVKPCAEPLTTSQIIERSSNIGVVLIAQRLGGRRYYEYLRKFGFGERTGVELPAENPGILRYDEFSRPLGRAFASFGQGLSVTPIQIATAACVLANGGVLVKPMLVSAVVDENGRTLRRFKPEVHRRVVSAETAAAVRQMMALVVERGGGKLAQLPGYRIAGKTGTSEIAAPSGRGYVPGAYNSSFLGIFPADDPRVVIFVTVKRPRGEVFGGTVAAPACARVAADILPALRILPAGGRTLALAAPPAGSRADATFRDVAASTAVRRLTAAGLRARFEGKGERVLWSSADSGTPPDAGSVVLLKLGGGAGAMPDVVGLSVREAMRSLGPSGVEVKLSGGGGWVEGQSPAPGAKLNGACTLTLAERRLPRRRFSPAATKASPAAGTEIAG; this is encoded by the coding sequence TTGAGGTCCGCCCGCAAAATACGTTTCGCCGCGTTGTACTTGTTCTTCGTCGTCGTCTTCGGCGCCGTTTTAGTGCGTTTGGTGTGGGTTCAAGTGCTGCATCACGATTTCTACGCCGAAGCGGCGTTCAAGCAGCAATACGGGAAGAGCTACCTCCCCGCGGCGCGCGGCGTCATCTACGACCGCAGTATGAGCCCGCTGGCGATGAGCAGGCCGGTCTACGACGTCTATTGCATACCGCGGCTCATCCGGGACGGCAAGGCGGTGGCGAGAGTGCTCGCCCCCGTTCTGGACGCCGACGAGGCGGAGCTCGAGCGTAAGTGCGCTTCCGCTTCGGAGAGCGAGTGGCTGGCCCGCGAAGTATCCAGGAGTAAGGCGACGGAAGTGTTGGCGATAGGCTTGACCGGCGTCTTCGCCCGCCCCTGTGAGCGGCGGATCTACCCCGAGGGTGAGCTCGCGTGCCACGTACTGGGTTACGTAGGCCCTCGCGACGGCGCCCGCGCCGGCGCCGAAAACACCCTCGACGTTTACCTCGAGGGTTTGCCCGGCTACTTCGACGGCGGCGCCGACGCCGCGGGACGCACCCTTCCCGACCTGACCGATAACTTCGTACCGCCGATGAACGGCTTGGGGTGTGTCTTGACCATCGATAGATGGTGTCAGTACGTGGCGGAGCGCGAGCTGAGGGCGTGCTGCGAACGATACAACGCGGAAGCCGGCGCGGTCGTCGCGATGGACCCCCGCAGCGGCGAAATACTCGCGCTGGCCTCGTGTCCCGCGTACGACCCCAACGATTACGGCGAGTACCCGCCCGCTTGTTGGCGCAACAACGCCGTCACGTCGGCCCTCGAGCCCGGGTCGATCGTGAAGCCTTTTCTGGTGGCCGCGGCCTTGGAGGAACGGGTCGTATCGACGCGCGATATCTTCGATTGCTCTAAAGCTTTGCATTTGGGCCGATATAAGATAACGGACGTTAAACCCTGTGCCGAGCCGCTTACGACGTCGCAGATAATCGAACGCTCGAGCAATATCGGCGTGGTCCTCATCGCCCAAAGGTTGGGCGGCCGCCGTTATTACGAGTACTTGCGTAAGTTCGGGTTCGGCGAGCGGACCGGCGTCGAGCTGCCGGCCGAGAACCCCGGCATCCTTCGTTACGACGAATTTAGCCGGCCGCTCGGCCGGGCGTTCGCCAGCTTCGGCCAGGGGCTCTCGGTAACGCCCATACAAATCGCTACCGCTGCTTGCGTCCTCGCCAACGGCGGCGTACTCGTCAAACCGATGCTCGTTTCGGCGGTAGTCGACGAGAACGGTCGCACGCTCCGCCGGTTCAAACCCGAGGTTCACCGGCGGGTAGTCTCCGCCGAGACGGCGGCGGCGGTAAGGCAGATGATGGCGCTCGTCGTCGAGCGGGGCGGCGGCAAGTTGGCTCAGCTACCCGGCTACCGCATAGCCGGCAAGACCGGAACGTCCGAAATCGCGGCTCCCAGCGGCCGGGGATACGTGCCGGGCGCATACAATTCCTCTTTTTTGGGGATTTTCCCGGCCGACGACCCCCGCGTCGTTATATTCGTTACGGTAAAGAGACCGAGGGGCGAGGTCTTCGGCGGTACGGTGGCGGCGCCGGCTTGCGCCCGCGTCGCCGCGGATATTTTACCGGCGTTGAGGATACTTCCCGCGGGCGGCCGGACGTTGGCGTTGGCGGCTCCGCCCGCCGGCAGTCGCGCCGACGCCACGTTCCGGGACGTCGCCGCGTCCACGGCGGTAAGGCGGCTGACGGCGGCGGGCCTCCGCGCGCGTTTCGAAGGTAAGGGTGAACGCGTATTGTGGAGCTCGGCGGATAGCGGCACGCCTCCGGACGCCGGCAGCGTCGTCTTATTGAAGTTGGGCGGCGGCGCCGGCGCTATGCCGGACGTGGTCGGCCTTTCGGTGCGGGAGGCCATGAGGAGTCTGGGGCCTTCCGGGGTCGAGGTTAAGTTAAGCGGCGGCGGCGGGTGGGTAGAAGGCCAATCGCCCGCGCCGGGCGCGAAATTAAACGGTGCGTGCACGTTGACGTTGGCGGAACGCCGGTTGCCGCGGCGGAGGTTTTCTCCCGCCGCGACGAAGGCGTCGCCGGCGGCCGGAACCGAGATAGCCGGGTGA
- the murF gene encoding UDP-N-acetylmuramoyl-tripeptide--D-alanyl-D-alanine ligase gives MSVNWTLREVADLLGAEVSGDDGVRVSGVRTDSRSARAGDLFVALRGANRDGADYVADAAARGAAAAVVTAEVPEAVPQVLVEDTLEALRVLARARRHEFGGPVVAVTGSCGKTTTKDLIAAVLAQKYRVRVAPGNFNNEVGLPLSILSLEEGDEVLVLELAVSAPGEMAPLADAAAPTLAVVTNVAPTHLEFFGDVAAVRREKMTLLNYVKPGGTAVLNADDPLVASAVAELVNGLKVVTFGTSADANVRADGLVAESFQGSSFELTGGTPVELPLPGRYNVMNALAAAAVGYVLGVPEEDVAAGLAAYAGRELRSKVVVDGRSVTYFVDCYNSSPQAAEVALAFVAAAPADGRRVAVLGDMLELGETSERAHRDVGKFAAEAGFDIVVGLGDGGRLIVDGALAGGMTPEAAPSFRDRDELAAFLAERLKRGDVVLVKASRGVRLEEILDKLGVDVRGG, from the coding sequence GTGAGCGTAAACTGGACGTTGCGTGAGGTTGCCGATTTGCTCGGCGCCGAGGTCTCGGGCGACGACGGCGTTCGCGTTTCGGGCGTACGTACCGATAGCAGGTCGGCCCGCGCCGGGGACCTATTCGTCGCCTTGCGCGGCGCCAACCGCGACGGCGCCGACTACGTGGCGGATGCGGCGGCGCGCGGGGCCGCGGCCGCGGTGGTCACCGCGGAAGTGCCCGAAGCCGTACCGCAAGTCCTGGTCGAGGATACGCTCGAGGCGTTGCGAGTTCTGGCCCGCGCCCGGCGACACGAGTTCGGCGGGCCGGTGGTGGCCGTAACCGGTTCGTGCGGGAAGACGACGACTAAAGACTTGATAGCGGCTGTGTTGGCTCAAAAATACCGCGTACGGGTCGCCCCGGGCAACTTCAACAACGAGGTGGGCCTGCCGCTTTCGATACTCTCGCTCGAGGAGGGCGACGAGGTGCTCGTGCTCGAGTTGGCGGTCAGCGCGCCCGGCGAGATGGCGCCCCTGGCCGACGCCGCGGCGCCGACGCTGGCCGTCGTCACGAACGTCGCGCCTACCCATCTGGAATTTTTCGGCGACGTGGCCGCGGTACGCCGCGAGAAGATGACGCTGCTTAACTACGTCAAACCCGGCGGAACGGCGGTACTGAACGCCGACGACCCGCTGGTGGCCTCGGCGGTTGCGGAGCTCGTAAACGGCCTTAAGGTCGTAACGTTCGGTACGAGCGCCGACGCAAACGTGCGAGCCGATGGTTTGGTTGCGGAAAGCTTCCAGGGCTCGAGCTTCGAGCTAACGGGCGGGACGCCGGTCGAGCTGCCGCTGCCTGGTCGGTACAACGTCATGAACGCTCTCGCCGCGGCGGCGGTGGGGTACGTACTGGGCGTACCGGAGGAGGACGTCGCGGCCGGCCTTGCGGCTTACGCCGGCAGGGAGCTCCGCTCCAAGGTAGTCGTCGACGGCCGCAGCGTAACGTACTTCGTGGATTGCTACAATTCATCGCCGCAGGCCGCGGAGGTCGCCCTCGCCTTCGTGGCGGCCGCGCCGGCCGACGGGCGACGCGTCGCCGTCCTGGGCGATATGCTCGAGCTGGGGGAGACGAGTGAACGGGCCCACCGCGACGTAGGGAAATTCGCCGCCGAGGCGGGGTTCGATATCGTCGTGGGCCTGGGGGACGGCGGCCGTTTGATCGTGGACGGCGCCCTCGCCGGCGGGATGACGCCCGAGGCCGCGCCCTCCTTCCGAGACCGGGACGAACTGGCCGCCTTCCTGGCGGAGCGGCTGAAACGCGGCGACGTCGTCTTGGTAAAGGCCAGCCGCGGCGTACGGTTGGAAGAAATTTTGGACAAGTTAGGCGTCGACGTCCGAGGAGGCTAA
- the mraY gene encoding phospho-N-acetylmuramoyl-pentapeptide-transferase produces the protein MLYLLLYPLHTEISWLNLFRYVTFRSAYAAVTAFLIAFLLGPPLIRFLKRKMVEEIIREEVPRRHLQKAGTPSMGGLLILAAIVVPTILWADVTSRYVLAILVVTIALGAMGFVDDYLKLVAKKPLGLLARWKFIGQALLALGIGLFVYFFPLDNGMTTWLTFPFLKDVTVNLGAFYILLVMVTVVGSTNAVNLTDGLDGLAAGAMLFAGAAYAVMCYVVGNVNFAQYLQVTYVSGGAELTVYMAATVGALLGFLWFNSYPAQVFMGDTGALPLGGGIGTVAILMKQELLLVIVGGAFVVETLSVIIQVLYFKATGGRRVFKMSPLHHHYELKGLAEPKITVRFWLISAICAVIGLSTLKIR, from the coding sequence TTGCTCTACCTATTACTATATCCGCTGCACACCGAAATTTCGTGGCTCAACCTCTTTCGCTACGTCACTTTCCGCTCGGCGTACGCCGCCGTGACGGCGTTTTTAATAGCTTTCCTTTTGGGGCCGCCGCTCATCAGGTTCCTCAAGCGGAAGATGGTAGAAGAAATAATACGCGAGGAGGTGCCCCGGCGGCACCTTCAGAAGGCGGGGACGCCCTCTATGGGCGGCCTGCTGATATTGGCGGCCATCGTCGTGCCGACCATCCTGTGGGCCGACGTCACGAGCCGGTACGTCCTCGCCATTCTCGTCGTAACCATAGCCTTAGGCGCGATGGGCTTCGTCGACGACTATTTGAAACTGGTGGCCAAGAAGCCGCTGGGTTTACTCGCGCGTTGGAAGTTCATCGGCCAGGCGTTGCTGGCGCTCGGCATCGGCCTCTTCGTGTACTTCTTCCCGCTCGACAACGGCATGACCACCTGGCTCACGTTCCCTTTTCTCAAGGACGTCACCGTCAACCTCGGCGCTTTTTATATCCTTTTGGTGATGGTCACGGTCGTCGGCTCTACCAACGCCGTCAACCTGACCGACGGCCTCGACGGCCTGGCCGCGGGCGCGATGCTCTTCGCCGGCGCGGCGTACGCGGTGATGTGCTACGTCGTGGGGAACGTCAATTTCGCCCAGTACCTCCAGGTGACGTACGTGTCGGGCGGCGCCGAGCTCACGGTATACATGGCGGCTACGGTGGGCGCGCTGCTGGGCTTCTTGTGGTTCAACAGCTACCCGGCCCAGGTGTTTATGGGCGATACGGGGGCGCTCCCGCTGGGCGGCGGCATTGGCACCGTCGCCATTCTTATGAAGCAGGAGTTGTTGCTCGTTATTGTGGGCGGCGCCTTCGTCGTCGAGACGTTGTCGGTCATCATCCAGGTGTTGTACTTCAAGGCCACCGGAGGCCGGCGGGTCTTCAAGATGTCGCCTTTGCACCACCATTACGAGCTCAAGGGTTTGGCGGAGCCCAAGATAACGGTCAGGTTCTGGTTGATTTCGGCGATATGCGCCGTTATCGGCCTTTCGACGTTGAAGATAAGGTGA